One genomic segment of Streptomyces sp. NBC_00239 includes these proteins:
- a CDS encoding rod shape-determining protein, translating to MTVSLEQLRRCHVAVDLGAARTRVYVKGAGLVVDEPSVAAVNTRTGALIAVGTFAERMTGRTPDYIRVVRPVSGGTVVDIEMAQRMLRHLLGEKLRRALRRKPRLRAAACTPHDADPLAQRAAVETLVGLGARRVELVDTLIAAAVGCGLPVEQPTATMIMVCGAAATQIAVLSLGSIVTAERVAVGGDAIDHAIVQHLRHQHELMLPSQAVRPLQLALHGNGITGQGPKSTEIHGRDVATGLARSVQVDTAAVRNAIHTPLTAVLDGIGKVLRECPPDLVADLTDKGIMMVGGSALLPGLDQMLRDATGMPVHIAERPDVCAVLGLGAMLEGKIAPMVLDPLSE from the coding sequence GTGACCGTCAGCCTTGAGCAGTTGCGCCGCTGCCACGTCGCCGTCGACCTGGGTGCGGCGAGAACCCGCGTCTACGTCAAGGGCGCCGGACTGGTCGTGGACGAGCCCAGCGTCGCCGCGGTCAACACCCGCACCGGCGCCCTCATCGCGGTCGGCACCTTCGCCGAGCGCATGACCGGCCGCACCCCTGACTACATCCGCGTCGTCCGCCCCGTCTCCGGCGGCACCGTCGTCGACATCGAGATGGCCCAGCGGATGCTGCGCCACCTGCTCGGCGAGAAGCTCCGCCGGGCACTGCGCCGCAAGCCGCGGCTGCGGGCCGCCGCCTGCACCCCCCACGACGCCGACCCGCTGGCCCAGCGGGCCGCGGTCGAGACCCTGGTCGGGCTCGGCGCCCGCCGGGTCGAGCTCGTGGACACCCTGATCGCGGCGGCCGTCGGCTGTGGCCTGCCCGTGGAACAGCCGACCGCGACCATGATCATGGTGTGCGGAGCCGCGGCCACCCAGATCGCGGTGCTCTCGCTGGGCTCGATCGTGACCGCCGAGCGGGTCGCCGTCGGCGGCGACGCCATCGACCACGCGATCGTCCAGCACCTGCGCCACCAGCACGAGCTGATGCTGCCGAGCCAGGCGGTCCGCCCGCTCCAGCTGGCCTTGCACGGCAACGGCATCACCGGGCAGGGGCCCAAGTCCACCGAGATCCACGGCCGTGACGTGGCCACCGGCCTGGCCCGTTCCGTACAGGTCGACACGGCCGCGGTGCGCAACGCGATCCACACTCCGCTGACCGCCGTCCTCGACGGCATCGGCAAGGTGCTGCGCGAGTGCCCGCCGGACCTCGTCGCCGACCTGACCGACAAGGGGATCATGATGGTGGGCGGCAGCGCCCTGCTGCCGGGGCTGGACCAGATGCTGCGGGACGCCACGGGCATGCCGGTGCACATCGCGGAACGGCCGGACGTCTGCGCCGTGCTGGGTCTCGGCGCCA
- a CDS encoding TetR/AcrR family transcriptional regulator, producing the protein MARARSEERRGEILNAALEVIAERGYRGASLAAVAERVGLTQQGLLHYFPTKEALLVAVLEERDRWDTGGSRTAPGTWRLDLLASLVEYNAMRPGIVQTFSALLGESVTDGHPAREFFTTRYAQVRAEMATVLRAEFGDRLPSGLSPEAAAPLLVAVLDGLQYQWLLAPDAVDMPSAFRAFLTLLHGGPEARP; encoded by the coding sequence ATGGCCAGGGCCAGGAGCGAGGAGCGGCGCGGCGAGATCCTGAACGCCGCGCTGGAGGTCATCGCGGAGCGCGGCTACCGGGGCGCCTCCCTGGCCGCGGTCGCCGAGCGGGTCGGCCTGACCCAGCAGGGCCTGCTGCACTACTTCCCGACCAAGGAAGCCCTGCTCGTGGCGGTCCTGGAGGAGCGCGACCGCTGGGACACCGGCGGCTCCCGCACGGCCCCCGGCACCTGGCGCCTGGACCTGCTGGCCTCGCTCGTCGAGTACAACGCCATGCGTCCGGGCATCGTGCAGACCTTCTCGGCGCTGCTCGGCGAGAGCGTCACGGACGGGCACCCGGCCCGGGAGTTCTTCACCACCCGCTACGCGCAGGTGCGCGCGGAGATGGCGACGGTCCTGCGGGCGGAGTTCGGCGACCGGCTGCCGTCGGGCCTGTCGCCGGAGGCCGCGGCCCCGCTGCTCGTGGCCGTGCTGGACGGCCTCCAGTACCAGTGGCTGCTGGCCCCCGACGCGGTCGACATGCCGTCCGCCTTCCGCGCCTTCCTGACCCTGCTCCACGGCGGCCCCGAGGCCCGGCCCTAG
- a CDS encoding esterase/lipase family protein codes for MLTVRQRLLALITLLAALCAPLPSHAAERVAVTPSDQAGLRNPVVFVHGYNADPGVWGGLRADLRAAGYADSSLFSWGYDTHQSVNEVLSGRFAAYVDQVRSQTGAQQVDVVAHSFGSLVSRWYVKFGGGAPKVAHWVSLAGPNHGTYISWGCVIWDQACRDMSPGSYVQKKLAEGDETPGSVAYATFWSDCDEVINPDGSVPLAGAANTYAGCLKHNDFLGHDGVSAGVLAFLASQPA; via the coding sequence GTGCTGACGGTCCGCCAGAGACTTCTCGCCCTGATCACGCTCCTCGCGGCGCTTTGCGCGCCGCTGCCGTCCCACGCCGCCGAACGGGTGGCCGTCACCCCCTCCGACCAGGCAGGTCTGCGCAATCCGGTGGTGTTCGTGCACGGTTACAACGCCGACCCCGGAGTCTGGGGCGGGCTCCGCGCCGACCTCCGGGCCGCCGGGTACGCCGACTCCAGCCTCTTCTCGTGGGGTTACGACACCCACCAGTCGGTCAACGAAGTGCTCTCCGGGCGCTTCGCCGCGTACGTCGACCAGGTCCGCAGCCAGACCGGCGCCCAGCAGGTGGACGTGGTCGCGCACTCCTTCGGATCCCTCGTCAGCCGCTGGTACGTGAAGTTCGGCGGCGGCGCCCCCAAGGTGGCCCACTGGGTCTCGCTGGCCGGCCCCAACCACGGCACGTACATCAGCTGGGGCTGCGTCATCTGGGACCAGGCCTGCCGGGACATGAGCCCCGGGTCGTACGTGCAGAAGAAGCTCGCGGAGGGCGACGAGACGCCCGGCTCCGTCGCGTACGCCACCTTCTGGTCGGACTGCGACGAGGTGATCAACCCGGACGGCAGCGTGCCGCTGGCGGGCGCGGCGAACACGTACGCGGGCTGCCTGAAGCACAACGACTTCCTGGGCCACGACGGCGTCTCCGCGGGCGTCCTGGCCTTCCTGGCCTCCCAGCCCGCCTAG
- a CDS encoding organic hydroperoxide resistance protein: MSIQQSEVLYTAVATAENGRDGRVASDDGQLDVVVNPPKAMGGSGAGTNPEQLFAAGYSACFQGALGVVARNENADITGATVTAEVGIGKNDDGFGIIVKIVAAIPTVDQERAKDLVEKAHQVCPYSKATRGNISVELSVA; this comes from the coding sequence ATGTCCATCCAGCAGTCCGAGGTTCTCTACACCGCCGTCGCCACCGCCGAGAACGGCCGTGACGGCCGCGTGGCCAGCGACGACGGCCAGCTCGACGTCGTCGTGAACCCGCCGAAGGCCATGGGCGGCAGCGGCGCCGGCACCAACCCCGAGCAGCTGTTCGCCGCCGGCTACAGCGCCTGCTTCCAGGGCGCCCTCGGCGTCGTCGCCCGCAACGAGAACGCCGACATCACCGGCGCGACCGTCACCGCCGAGGTCGGCATCGGCAAGAACGACGACGGCTTCGGCATCATCGTCAAGATCGTCGCCGCCATCCCGACCGTGGACCAGGAGCGCGCCAAGGACCTGGTCGAGAAGGCCCACCAGGTGTGCCCGTACTCCAAGGCCACCCGCGGCAACATCTCCGTCGAGCTCTCCGTCGCCTGA
- a CDS encoding MarR family winged helix-turn-helix transcriptional regulator, protein MPPRTDPLTLEVVELIGAVVARYHEEYEQAAASHQLTGAQARVLTLLALDPLPMRRIAQQLKCEPSNITGIVDRLEARGLVARQPDPADRRVKLAVATEAGLRTAERLRDALDFAREPLAGLGTAERTALRDLLRRMLGQ, encoded by the coding sequence ATGCCCCCTCGCACAGACCCCCTGACCCTTGAGGTCGTCGAGCTCATCGGCGCCGTCGTGGCCCGCTACCACGAGGAGTACGAGCAGGCCGCCGCCAGCCACCAGCTGACCGGCGCGCAGGCCCGCGTCCTGACGCTGCTGGCGCTCGACCCGCTGCCGATGCGCCGGATCGCCCAGCAGCTGAAGTGCGAACCGTCGAACATCACCGGGATCGTGGACCGGCTGGAGGCACGCGGGCTGGTGGCGCGGCAGCCCGACCCGGCGGACCGGCGGGTGAAGCTGGCCGTGGCGACCGAGGCGGGGCTGCGGACCGCCGAGCGGCTGCGCGACGCGCTGGACTTCGCCCGGGAGCCCCTCGCGGGCCTCGGCACCGCCGAGCGGACCGCGCTGCGGGACCTGCTCCGGCGCATGCTCGGCCAGTAG
- a CDS encoding carbon-nitrogen hydrolase family protein, with the protein MKIAAAQLTCVPTDVSANVTELVRLAGAARAEGAELVVFPEFALTGYELGALAADPALWVDPEDPRLDPVRASGVATVVNCAVRTDGPLPAIASLVYGADGELLTVYAKQHLYRQEQGRFTAGGRDGRFDLGGLRFSLAVCYDNHFADLTGRGAADGCRVHLASSLYGTGDGVAERAAIYPGIAADTGMAVVLANHVGPAGPWTGCGGAAIWAPGGALLAEADARTAMVVTAEVI; encoded by the coding sequence GTGAAGATCGCCGCCGCCCAGCTGACCTGTGTGCCCACGGACGTGTCCGCCAACGTGACCGAGCTGGTCCGGCTGGCCGGCGCGGCCCGCGCGGAGGGCGCCGAACTGGTGGTGTTCCCCGAGTTCGCCCTCACCGGCTACGAGCTCGGGGCCCTCGCCGCCGATCCCGCCCTGTGGGTGGACCCCGAGGACCCGCGGCTGGACCCGGTCCGGGCGAGCGGCGTCGCCACCGTCGTCAACTGCGCGGTCCGCACGGACGGGCCGCTGCCCGCGATCGCGTCACTGGTGTACGGGGCGGACGGCGAGCTGCTCACCGTGTACGCGAAGCAGCACCTGTACCGGCAGGAGCAGGGACGTTTCACGGCCGGCGGCCGGGACGGCCGGTTCGACCTCGGCGGCCTGCGGTTCTCGCTCGCGGTCTGCTACGACAACCACTTCGCGGACCTCACCGGCCGCGGCGCCGCCGACGGCTGCCGGGTGCACCTGGCGAGCTCGCTGTACGGGACGGGCGACGGCGTCGCCGAACGGGCCGCGATCTACCCGGGCATCGCCGCGGACACCGGCATGGCCGTGGTGCTCGCCAACCACGTGGGCCCGGCCGGCCCCTGGACGGGCTGCGGCGGCGCCGCGATATGGGCCCCCGGCGGTGCCCTCCTGGCCGAGGCGGACGCCCGCACGGCCATGGTCGTCACCGCCGAGGTCATCTGA
- a CDS encoding beta-glucosidase yields MARATDTQATTQAAQATARADKAAPQAREPQAADDAADRARADAVEAALGKLDLDTKARLLAGQDMWSLPALPEIGLKSLVMSDGPIGVRGVRWTADDPSVALPSPTALAAAWDPGLARRAGSLLAQEARRKGVHVLLAPTVNLHRTPLGGRHFECYSEDPYLTGEIGTGYVRGVQEGGVGTTVKHFVANDAETDRFTVDNRIAPRPLREMYLAPFEAIVANAHPWGIMTAYNQVNGTTMTEHRYLVNEVLRGEWGFDGFNVSDWMAARATAGDVLGGLDVAMPGPQTVYGPALAEAVRAGEVPESAVDGAVRNVLRLAARVGVLDGAPAAVTEPPATVDGAALAREIARRAFVLVRNENAALPLAPGRIALSGAAARDARILGGGSATVFPAYVVSPLDGLTAALAGHPGSALTYTLGADPSDELAPADQGFTLRAVCRDASGAVIGEGSLPSGQVQWIGDDLPAGVTYDTMAAIEVTGTFVPRESGEHSFGTRGLGGFALTVGGERLWEGVQELGSEADPFEAFFGAPCERGRIVLTEGEPVEVSLRYQVPDLSAVPLKAVMFSLLHLGPRRDADELIAEAARDARDADTAVVVVATTERVESEGFDRQDLALPGRQDDLVRAVAAANPNTVVIVNAGSPVELPWRDEVAAVLLTWFPGQEGGAALADVLLGAAEPGGRLPTTWPAALADAPVTEVTPQDGRLDYREGLFIGYRGYEKAGVTPAYAFGHGLGYTDWTYESLEVTGATARVRVRNTGARPGREVVQIYLAPVDDTADRPARWLAAFAGVEAGPGESVEAEIALPARAFEIWDEAAGGWSRIPGGYDVQAGRSLADIRLTATLEI; encoded by the coding sequence GTGGCACGCGCGACCGACACCCAGGCCACCACCCAGGCCGCTCAGGCCACCGCCCGAGCCGACAAGGCAGCCCCGCAGGCCCGCGAACCCCAGGCCGCCGACGACGCGGCCGACCGGGCCCGCGCCGACGCCGTCGAGGCGGCGCTCGGCAAGCTCGACCTCGACACCAAGGCCCGCCTGCTCGCCGGCCAGGACATGTGGTCCCTTCCCGCGCTCCCCGAGATCGGGCTGAAGTCCCTCGTCATGTCCGACGGCCCGATCGGCGTCCGGGGCGTGCGCTGGACCGCCGACGACCCGTCCGTCGCGCTCCCCTCGCCGACCGCGCTGGCCGCCGCCTGGGACCCCGGGCTGGCCCGCCGGGCCGGCAGCCTCCTCGCCCAGGAAGCCCGCCGCAAGGGCGTCCACGTCCTCCTCGCCCCCACCGTCAACCTGCACCGCACCCCGCTCGGCGGCCGCCACTTCGAGTGCTACTCCGAGGACCCCTACCTCACCGGCGAGATCGGCACCGGCTACGTCCGCGGGGTCCAGGAGGGCGGCGTCGGCACCACCGTCAAGCACTTCGTGGCCAACGACGCCGAGACCGACCGCTTCACCGTCGACAACCGGATCGCACCGCGCCCGCTGCGCGAGATGTACCTCGCCCCCTTCGAAGCGATCGTGGCCAACGCCCACCCGTGGGGCATCATGACCGCGTACAACCAGGTCAACGGCACGACGATGACCGAGCACCGCTACCTCGTCAACGAAGTCCTGCGCGGGGAATGGGGCTTCGACGGCTTCAACGTCTCCGACTGGATGGCCGCCCGCGCCACCGCCGGCGACGTCCTCGGCGGCCTCGACGTCGCCATGCCGGGCCCGCAGACCGTGTACGGGCCCGCACTCGCCGAGGCCGTCCGCGCCGGTGAGGTCCCGGAGTCCGCCGTCGACGGAGCCGTCCGCAACGTCCTGCGCCTCGCCGCCCGCGTCGGCGTCCTCGACGGCGCCCCCGCCGCCGTCACCGAACCGCCCGCCACCGTCGACGGCGCGGCCCTGGCCCGCGAGATCGCCCGCCGCGCCTTCGTCCTCGTACGCAACGAGAACGCCGCGCTGCCGCTCGCACCCGGCCGGATCGCCCTGTCCGGCGCGGCCGCCCGCGACGCCCGGATCCTCGGCGGCGGCTCCGCCACCGTCTTCCCCGCGTACGTGGTCTCCCCGCTCGACGGCCTCACCGCCGCCCTCGCCGGGCACCCCGGCAGCGCCCTGACCTACACCCTCGGCGCCGACCCCTCCGACGAACTCGCCCCCGCCGACCAGGGCTTCACCCTCCGAGCGGTGTGCCGGGACGCGTCCGGCGCCGTCATCGGCGAGGGCAGCCTGCCCTCCGGCCAGGTCCAGTGGATCGGCGACGACCTGCCCGCGGGCGTCACGTACGACACGATGGCCGCCATCGAGGTCACCGGCACCTTCGTGCCCCGCGAGAGCGGCGAGCACTCCTTCGGGACCCGGGGCCTGGGCGGCTTCGCCCTCACCGTCGGCGGCGAGCGGCTGTGGGAGGGCGTCCAGGAACTCGGCAGCGAGGCCGACCCCTTCGAGGCGTTCTTCGGCGCCCCCTGCGAGCGCGGCCGCATCGTCCTCACCGAGGGCGAGCCGGTCGAGGTGTCGCTGCGCTACCAGGTCCCCGACCTGTCCGCGGTCCCGCTCAAGGCGGTCATGTTCTCGCTGCTGCACCTCGGCCCGCGCCGGGACGCCGACGAGCTGATCGCCGAGGCGGCCCGGGACGCCCGGGACGCCGACACCGCGGTCGTGGTCGTCGCCACCACCGAACGCGTCGAGTCCGAGGGCTTCGACCGGCAGGACCTCGCGCTGCCCGGCCGCCAGGACGACCTGGTGCGCGCCGTCGCCGCCGCCAACCCGAACACCGTCGTGATCGTCAACGCCGGCTCCCCGGTGGAACTGCCCTGGCGCGACGAGGTCGCCGCGGTGCTCCTGACCTGGTTCCCCGGCCAGGAAGGCGGGGCCGCCCTCGCCGACGTCCTGCTCGGCGCCGCCGAGCCCGGCGGCCGGCTGCCCACCACCTGGCCCGCCGCCCTCGCCGACGCCCCGGTCACCGAGGTCACCCCGCAGGACGGCCGCCTCGACTACCGCGAAGGCCTCTTCATCGGCTACCGGGGCTACGAGAAGGCGGGCGTGACCCCCGCGTACGCCTTCGGCCACGGCCTGGGCTACACCGACTGGACCTACGAGTCCCTGGAGGTCACCGGCGCCACCGCGCGGGTCCGCGTCCGCAACACCGGCGCCCGCCCCGGCCGCGAGGTCGTCCAGATCTACCTGGCGCCCGTGGACGACACCGCGGACCGCCCGGCCCGCTGGCTGGCCGCCTTCGCCGGCGTCGAGGCCGGCCCCGGCGAGAGCGTCGAAGCCGAGATCGCGCTGCCCGCCCGGGCCTTCGAGATCTGGGACGAGGCGGCCGGCGGCTGGTCGCGGATCCCCGGCGGCTACGACGTCCAGGCGGGCCGCTCGCTCGCCGACATCCGACTGACGGCCACCCTGGAGATCTGA
- a CDS encoding NADP-dependent oxidoreductase, with the protein MTDFPAVSREWHLVARPQGWPTAADFALREVPVTAPGPGRILVRNLHMSVDPYMRGRMNDVKSYIPPFALDRPMDGGAVGEVVASAAEGFEVGDHVLHGLGWREYADVDAQHATKVDADLAPLSAYLGVLGMPGLTAYAGLFETASFKEGDSVFVSGAAGAVGSLVGQFAKIKGASRVIGSAGSDDKVKQLTGKYGFDAAFNYKNGPVAEQLSEAAPEGIDVYFDNVGGDHLEAAIGALKLHGRATLCGAIAQYNDTAPAPGPRNLVAVIGKRLRLQGILVSDHAGLQQQFVQDVAGWLRSGELKADETVVHGIENGTEAFLGMLRGENTGKMIVSFTR; encoded by the coding sequence ATGACCGACTTCCCCGCCGTCAGCCGCGAGTGGCACCTGGTCGCCCGTCCGCAGGGATGGCCGACCGCCGCGGACTTCGCCCTGCGCGAGGTCCCCGTGACCGCCCCCGGGCCCGGCCGGATCCTGGTCCGCAACCTCCACATGTCGGTGGACCCGTACATGCGCGGCCGGATGAACGACGTGAAGTCCTACATCCCGCCCTTCGCGCTGGACCGGCCCATGGACGGCGGCGCGGTCGGCGAGGTCGTGGCCTCCGCCGCCGAGGGCTTCGAGGTCGGCGACCACGTCCTGCACGGACTGGGCTGGCGCGAGTACGCCGACGTCGACGCGCAGCACGCCACCAAGGTGGACGCCGACCTCGCGCCGCTCTCCGCGTACCTCGGCGTGCTGGGCATGCCGGGCCTGACCGCGTACGCGGGCCTCTTCGAGACCGCCTCCTTCAAGGAGGGCGACTCGGTCTTCGTGTCCGGCGCCGCCGGTGCGGTCGGCAGCCTCGTCGGCCAGTTCGCGAAGATCAAGGGCGCCTCCCGGGTGATCGGCTCGGCCGGCTCCGACGACAAGGTCAAGCAGCTCACCGGGAAGTACGGCTTCGACGCCGCCTTCAACTACAAGAACGGCCCGGTGGCCGAGCAGCTCTCCGAGGCCGCCCCCGAGGGCATCGACGTCTACTTCGACAACGTGGGCGGCGACCACCTGGAAGCCGCCATCGGCGCCCTCAAGCTGCACGGCCGCGCCACCCTGTGCGGAGCCATCGCCCAGTACAACGACACCGCGCCGGCCCCCGGCCCGCGCAACCTCGTCGCCGTCATCGGCAAGCGCCTGCGCCTCCAGGGCATCCTGGTCAGCGACCACGCCGGGCTCCAGCAGCAGTTCGTGCAGGATGTCGCCGGCTGGCTGCGCTCGGGCGAGCTGAAGGCCGACGAGACGGTCGTCCACGGCATCGAGAACGGCACCGAGGCGTTCCTGGGCATGCTCCGCGGCGAGAACACCGGAAAGATGATCGTTTCTTTCACCCGCTAG
- a CDS encoding SCO2400 family protein: protein MDYCHACRRHLNGALACAGCGTPAEYLTAGPAPGAAELPAVELAAPPPVFADYSGAGRADARRRRTAGHRRRRRGALTVGLGLLFAAGGSLAVAALTVEGDRSDRAATVVQQEEVGSRQPQAPETFGAPTSLPAGPGTDTPTPTGTAGPDEPDPSASSDDGPGVPVAGRSSAGGDPGGPGAAATGQAEDGQQSGDSGGSEGSGESDDADDADGRGGSEESTGPDSDGDEPGGRPSPSRSAAAPGTSPPASPQPDPDPTEACEWFLWWCV, encoded by the coding sequence ATGGACTACTGCCACGCCTGCCGGCGGCACCTCAACGGCGCACTGGCCTGTGCCGGCTGCGGAACCCCCGCCGAGTACCTGACCGCCGGACCCGCGCCGGGCGCCGCCGAGCTGCCCGCCGTCGAGCTCGCCGCCCCGCCGCCCGTCTTCGCCGACTACAGCGGGGCGGGGCGGGCCGATGCCCGGCGGCGGCGGACCGCCGGCCACCGCAGGCGCCGGCGCGGCGCGCTCACCGTGGGCCTCGGGCTGCTGTTCGCGGCCGGCGGCTCGCTCGCGGTGGCCGCGCTGACCGTCGAGGGCGACCGGAGCGACCGGGCCGCGACCGTGGTCCAGCAGGAAGAGGTGGGCAGCCGGCAGCCGCAGGCGCCCGAGACCTTCGGCGCCCCCACCTCGCTGCCCGCCGGCCCCGGAACCGACACCCCCACGCCCACCGGGACGGCCGGGCCCGACGAGCCGGATCCTTCGGCTTCTTCGGACGACGGTCCGGGTGTTCCCGTCGCGGGACGGTCGTCGGCCGGCGGCGATCCAGGCGGGCCCGGAGCGGCGGCGACCGGGCAGGCGGAGGACGGGCAGCAGTCCGGGGACTCCGGCGGCTCCGAGGGGTCGGGGGAGTCGGACGACGCCGACGACGCGGACGGCCGGGGCGGCTCGGAGGAGTCGACCGGGCCGGACTCCGACGGCGACGAGCCCGGTGGCCGCCCGTCCCCGAGCCGGTCGGCGGCCGCCCCCGGCACCTCGCCCCCCGCCTCGCCGCAGCCGGACCCGGACCCCACGGAGGCCTGCGAATGGTTCCTGTGGTGGTGCGTGTGA
- a CDS encoding SGNH/GDSL hydrolase family protein encodes MRNTTRSGRPLTALGTAAALAAVLVGAVTGCSAGSGEGPGTRADVAGARPPAKAAPVWNRQPSSIAAVGDSITRGFDACSVLADCPEASWATGNDPAVRSLASRLLGSAGAAGRSWNFARTGARMADLPAQLAEAAEQRPELVTVMAGANDACRTTTASMTPVGEFRSDFEKGLAELRRSLPKTQVYVSSVPDLLRLWDQGRGSPLGRQIWKLGICPSMLAHPEAVDAAAARRRAAVQARVVAYNGALREVCGRDPLCRYDGGAVFRYPFTAAQLSRWDWFHPGKDGQARLAELAHRQVTAAGPPA; translated from the coding sequence ATGCGGAACACCACGCGAAGCGGCCGTCCGCTCACCGCCCTTGGCACGGCGGCGGCGCTCGCAGCCGTGCTGGTGGGGGCGGTCACGGGCTGCTCGGCAGGGTCCGGCGAGGGCCCGGGGACGCGGGCGGACGTGGCCGGCGCCCGGCCCCCCGCCAAGGCCGCCCCGGTGTGGAACCGGCAGCCGTCCTCCATCGCCGCTGTGGGTGACTCCATCACCCGCGGATTCGATGCCTGTTCGGTTCTCGCGGACTGCCCCGAGGCGTCCTGGGCCACCGGGAACGACCCGGCGGTACGGAGCCTGGCGAGCCGGCTGCTCGGCAGTGCGGGGGCAGCCGGCCGCAGCTGGAACTTCGCCCGCACCGGGGCCCGGATGGCGGACCTGCCCGCGCAGCTCGCGGAGGCCGCCGAGCAGCGGCCGGAGCTGGTCACCGTGATGGCCGGGGCGAACGACGCGTGCCGGACCACGACCGCCTCGATGACCCCGGTCGGGGAGTTCCGCTCGGACTTCGAGAAGGGCCTGGCCGAGCTGCGCAGGTCGCTGCCCAAGACCCAGGTGTACGTGTCCAGCGTGCCGGATCTGCTGCGATTGTGGGACCAGGGCCGCGGGAGTCCGCTGGGGCGGCAGATCTGGAAGCTGGGCATCTGCCCGTCGATGCTGGCGCACCCGGAGGCGGTGGACGCGGCGGCGGCCAGGCGGCGGGCCGCGGTGCAGGCGCGGGTGGTCGCGTACAACGGGGCGCTGCGCGAGGTCTGCGGCCGGGATCCGCTGTGCCGGTACGACGGGGGCGCGGTGTTCCGGTACCCGTTCACCGCCGCCCAGTTGAGCCGGTGGGACTGGTTCCACCCGGGCAAGGACGGCCAGGCCCGGCTCGCGGAGCTGGCGCACCGGCAGGTGACGGCGGCGGGCCCGCCGGCGTAG
- a CDS encoding EI24 domain-containing protein produces the protein MRDVVGGFRYLLAGQRWVAGHGRWFGFGLLPGLVTLVLYAGALVGLGFGADDLTAWATPFADDWSSPWQDLFRGALTVLLIGLCLFVAVVAFTAVTLLVGQPFYESLSEQVDRSEGGDVPESGLPLWRELWISARDSVKVLLRVLLYSTGLFLLGFIPVVGQTVVPALGFCVSGFFLTEELTAVALQRRRVEFDERLRLLRGRRGLAIGFGVPLVLAFLVPVVAVFLMPGAVAGATLMARELVGEADAAADDAEAAGDPPAVDLGKAPRPGPNPYA, from the coding sequence ATGCGTGATGTGGTGGGGGGATTCCGGTACCTGCTGGCCGGACAGCGATGGGTGGCCGGACACGGCCGTTGGTTCGGCTTCGGGCTGCTGCCCGGCCTGGTGACCCTGGTGCTCTACGCCGGCGCCCTGGTCGGGCTCGGCTTCGGCGCCGACGACCTCACGGCGTGGGCCACGCCGTTCGCCGACGACTGGTCGTCCCCCTGGCAGGACCTCTTCCGCGGGGCCCTGACCGTCCTGCTGATCGGCCTCTGCCTGTTCGTCGCCGTGGTCGCCTTCACCGCGGTGACCCTGCTCGTGGGGCAGCCGTTCTACGAGTCCCTCTCCGAGCAGGTCGACCGCTCCGAGGGCGGCGACGTACCGGAATCGGGCCTGCCGCTGTGGCGGGAGCTGTGGATCTCGGCCCGCGACAGCGTCAAGGTGCTGCTGCGGGTGCTGCTCTACAGCACCGGGCTGTTCCTGCTCGGCTTCATCCCGGTCGTCGGCCAGACGGTGGTCCCGGCCCTCGGCTTCTGCGTCTCCGGCTTCTTCCTCACCGAGGAGCTGACCGCCGTGGCACTCCAGCGCCGCCGGGTCGAATTCGACGAGCGGCTGCGGCTGCTCCGTGGCCGCCGGGGGCTGGCGATCGGTTTCGGCGTGCCGCTCGTCCTCGCCTTCCTGGTGCCGGTGGTGGCGGTCTTCCTGATGCCGGGGGCGGTCGCCGGCGCGACGCTGATGGCTCGTGAGCTGGTGGGTGAGGCGGACGCGGCCGCCGATGACGCGGAGGCTGCGGGCGACCCGCCGGCGGTGGACCTCGGCAAGGCCCCCCGCCCGGGCCCGAACCCGTACGCCTGA